The genomic window ACAATCCTCAGTCCGTTGATGCCATAAACTTTCAAGTTGCCATCCACGACaccaccctcttctctcttgCCCATCTTACAGGTTCCGGCAGGGTGCCACACTGTGCTCGCGCCACCCCTCACGAACTGGTCAATGTCCGCATCGCTGGTCACATTGGCACCAGGTACGACCTCAAAGGGGTTGAGTTCGGCAATCGCGGGCTGCGAGACGAGTTTTCGCACAAAGCGCACGCCTTCGCGTAGCAGGGCCGTGTCGATTGGGTTGCGGAGGAAACCGGCATCGGCAATAGGAGCGTCGAATATGCTACTCGAGGAGGCTTTGACGCTGCCGCGGGAATAAGGGTGTTGGAGTGCAAGGACAGCTAAGCCATCTTGAAAGATGACCTCCATGTAAGCCGCGTCTTTGGCTGTGAGTTTAGCGTTCAGCGAGGCGTACTGGGCCTCGTAGCCAGCAGCGACTTCTGAGGGAGTGTTCGGCGGCAGGGATACAGAGGCCTTGGATGTGGTGGCCAGAGTGTGAATTGAGGCACTAGCGTTGGAGTAAGTGGAGAGAGGGAGGAAGAGCAGGAAGTCTCCCGTTGGCGACGCCAGGGGACCACCCTTTTTGGCATCGTATTGTGCTCGGGCTTCGGCGGCGAACGTTGCGTTGGAAGTTAGCTCGCTGTTGATGGCAACCGTGGTGTTGACTACGTTTTTGCATTAGCATGAATGTATGAATCATTGGACCGCAACACATACTGGTGTTAACGACTGCAAGGAAGACGTGGTCGTGTAGGTTCTGACCGACTGCAGGAAGATCAAGAACAGTGGGAACATTGATTTTTGACAGAAGTGCCGAATCGCCGATGCCAGAAAGTTGCAAGAGCTGGGGTGTATGCAAGGTTCCAGCGGCAAGAATGACTTCTCGCTTTGCATTGATAGTCTGAAGTGACGCGTCGGCCGAAGCGGCAAACTGTGTTTCATCAGTCTCGGAACAGTGGGTGGCTTGAGCTATGCCTACCTCGACACCATGAGCCTTGAGCGTGCCATTGCCGCCTGAGGTCAAAACTCTAGTCGCTTGCTGACCAGTGATCAGATGGAGGTTCTGTCGTTTTGTGGCCGAGTCGTAgtaagcttcttctgcggAAGAACGTTCGTACTCAGTAGGGTCCATGTTGTGTGGGCAGAAGTAGCCACCGATTGCGTTACCACCAGCTTGATCCTTGGTGATCGGAATATTGAGGCTCTTGGTAGCTTCAACCAAATTTTCTGTGTCGCCGTCAGCTCCAGATAGAAACGAATATAACGCGCGTCTGTCACTCACTGGTTGTAGGCCAGAAGAATGGAGAGTAAGTCGAGTGCATCAAGCCCTTGTAGCCGTGCGCATTTTTGTCCACCGTTATGCTGTATTCCTTCTGGATCTTCTCGGTCGGCGGCGTAAAGATCTCGTTCTGCAATTATGAGCGTTTGGTGCAGACCAAGTTTTGAGGAGAACATACCTTCTTGAAGTAAGGCAGCAAGCTGTTCCAGTTCCATCCTTTATTGCCGAGTGTCTCCCAAGTATCGTAATCCGACTTGGAGCCGCGATCGAAGACCATGCGATTGAGCTTGGTGGAGCCACCAACGATCTTACCTTGAGCAATGGAAACATTGCGACCACCCAGATACTCGCTTGCGGCATACGTAATGTTCCAGTCGTATTTAGTGCCAATAGCTCCACCAGCAAGACCGGGAATTGTAACGAAATCTTCGTTCTGGTCACTATACGCCAGTCAGTAAAGCAAAATAGATCTGGATTCGGCAGTCTTACAGCTGACCAGCTTCAATGACCAAGACAGTGGTGGCTAACGATATGTGAGTGCTGGCTGATGCGGGCGCTCCTACTACAACATACTCGACTGCTCTGACAGACGGTTCGCGACAGTCAGACCAGAGGCACCGCCACCAACAATTACATAATCGTACTCGCTGAGGAGCTCGTCTGCACGTGACACAAGATGTCCATTGAATAGAGGGTGGGCTAGAGCGGTGGATGCTGACAGTGCAACTGTCCACGACAAAAGGCTACACTTCGCCATCGACAACATGGTGAAAAATAATAGAAAGGGGTAAGGATTGTGGGAAGGTTGCAGTGCTCAGCTGCAATGTCTAGCTCTGTCATGGCCGTGCATATAGGGCGTCTTTATACATCTAGCATTGCAATCCGCCGTAATGCAACCGACAGGGCGGCTTGTCTATGCCCGCGTTGGTGAGGCCATTGCACCTAAGCGAAGGCGTCCAGATCATGGCCGCTGTATCGCCTGCGTCTTGCTCATGGCACCATCAGATTCGAGGTTCTTCACTGAACCGTAATAACGCCGCCCATGCGTTCGCAGCATTCACAACTGCCGGTACGGGTTACTGGTAGATTAGTTCCAGGGGCTGTGCTGCGGGAGCGCGAATCAAAGCCACCGAATAAGACCGAAACGCAACAAGCAAGGCTGACGTACTTTAGGTTCTCGAAACAAAAGCAGGGATGAGCGCGATGCGAGCAACCGAGGTTGTCGGTTCTACCGTCACGTGCAGTCACGGCTAAATGTCTACGTGCGTTTAACTGTGCGGTATCCGACGTAGTGTAGCCATTTCTGAACTGCTTTGTAAACCAATCCGGGACCAAGTCTTATTAAACAGCGTCTTGGTTACCTTCCGCAAAAAGCTGGTTTGTTCTGCTGGATATTACCACTGGCAGCGAGTTCATTGAAACTATTGTTACCTTGAAGTTCGGAGATCGGCGCCTGAGAGCCAGTGACCTCTCGACCCGGCTCATGCACCGCAAGCTCGGCCTGCTTCACACGGAACACGCCTCAATACTTTCTCTAGGCAACCATAAAGCCGATTACAATGGGTACGACGGCAGTAACTCCAAGCCTCTGCCATCAAATAATTCAGATAACAGTAAAAAAGTGTTAAGGGTGTTGCCAACCTGACTTCCAGACTTGACCTAGAGTATAGACTGTAGGGTCGGTTTAAACGCGCGGAAGCTCCTCCAGAATTCAGGCCGAAACTGATCCGCTCTTAGTGCACTATGGTAAGTCTGTTGCAGGGATATCCTGCCAAGCACGAATTCTATTGGGCTTGATCCCCGAATTAGCGGAATGTAAAAAGACGACATGCGCTAAAGTTTAAACAAGGGAGTATAGTGGCCTCCAGGTCGAACGCGGTATGCGGTAGCGAGTAGTCTGCGGTTGGATTGGCGCTTTTGCAAAATATGAAAACGGCATTTAAGTTCAATCGCAGAAGGCTAGGTACCAACGGCATCATGCCACGCTAACCCAAAGGCTTCTTTGAAGATACTAGAAGCAGCCTCGCTGGCTTCTCGAGCGTCCGGGCTGCATGGCCCGGTCCGGATAACGACATCAATCGAGATGCTCGTACTGGCTTTAAACTGGAGGATGTCTTAGCCGCCCAGTATCAAGCTACCAGAGAGGTCCCTTCATCGAGGTAAACAAagagaggagaagaagaagcgaGGTGGGAAATGAGTTACGCTGTACAAATTAGCAGAGGCCGGCAAGCAGTGGAGGTGCGGAGTCTCTATCCAGCCTGAACATACCTTCCACCAATTAAGGATCTTTTCAAGCAAGCCTTGATGATTGATAACTTAGACACACTTACATACACAGATTAGAAAGTACTATTCTTGCCGAATTGCTTAGTTACAGGACTTTTGTTTCACATCCAACGAAGATGTCAATTACTTGTCATTACCCCAATAAGTCGAGGTTGAATTCCGAGCTGCACGTGAGCCAGTGGTCTAACTGATATTCGAGCTATATTTATCTTTCTCCTTCTGAGATCTCGCAAGCCTCGACTCTGAACATGCCCTCCACAACCGGACAATCCCGACCCCATTTTGCAAGGGCATCTCGGACCGCTTCTTCCACGCTCGTCATCTCTACACCCACAAGGTCGTTCTCTGTCAGGTGACTGAAATCGCCCCCGCTATCTTCTTCGTAGAACTGGTTGCTGACTGCCAAGCCTTTCATAGCTTTTCCTTCCTCCCCTCTTTCCAATGCGATTATTGCGTGTTTGTTGATCTTTGCCACATCGACAGTCTCAATTGTAAACTCACTGTCCAGAGCAGACTGGAGAGCAGCCAAAAGTGTGTTCTGGGTAAGCTCGCCCTTAGCGAAAGGACATATGTAGACTGGTCGATTCGCAACAGCATCTGGGCTCCTTAACATGTTCCCTGCAGCTCGTGCAATGGTTGGCAATGGCGTCCAGAACAGCGGGTTGTTTCCCGTCCCATAGATCCGCGCCTGCCGAGTCGCAATGTCAAACCCAGCAGGCCCTTTCATGAGCCACAAGTCGAAGAACGGTCCGCCGTTCAGACTTGTCCAGGTGATTCTTCCTGCCGCAGCGAGCTCTCCCAGATAATCTCGAATTCTGAACTTCGCACCGATGTAAGCTTCTGGCATACGGCGATACTGTGGACTCGTAACGTGTCCGACAAATTCGTTCGCGAAGAAGTACTTTACCCCTGCTGCTACAGCAGCATCGATGATGAGCTTTGATTGGTCGTATTGAGTGGCACCGCCGGTGATGCAGTTCACAATTGTATCTTGGCCGGTGAATGCCTGGATGAGGGCCGATAAAGAAGTGTAGTCCGTGGTCTTGTGGGTGATGTTGAAAGGCTTTGATGGAACATAAGTCGAGGTGGGCCGCGTTATGGCTGTGATGTTGAAGCGTTGACCATCTTGTGAGAGCTCATTGATGATGGCATTTCCGACATTTCCCCCAGGCTACTCGTCAGTTGATCAGATGCGAGAGAGGAAGGGGCCGCAGCGTGGATGTCTGACTCACTCCAAGAATGGCGATGTTCTTGAGCTCCATATTTCCGTTACGTCTCGAAGATGAACAGTGTTTGGTAAATCCTGATATTGATACAGGAAATACATGAGAGAATGAGACATGTAATACTTGGTCCTTTATCTACGATTTGATGTCTTCAGATTTGGCTTGGGCGTGTTGTGACGGGTCGTCGGCACACATCATCGCCCGAGATGTGGTTGCCTGACGGCTGCCTATCCAGCCTCCACGCTGCAGGCACCAAGGCAACAGCTGCCTAATGCTTCGCGATGGCTTGGGATAAGTATGAACTGATCCCAGAGCTCTGTATATGTTGAACTTCGAGGTGGTGCGGAGAAGACGGTGGGTTAGCGCTGTTTACGTACGATGTCGGGGCAACGGAGAGGGGCTTGCGGCAAGTAGACCTAGAAGTTCAATTGCCGAAGAGACTGACAGCCGGTGTTCAGCCTCGATATCGTCAACCTCTTTTAGACATTCAGTCCAGTTGCAACATGGTAATTCGGTGTACAGGATTGTGGATGCTTGTTCGATGTATGACGTAGTTTTATTTTGGTGGGGCAGCTGCGAGGGAACTTACGACCCCGGAGCAACGCACAACACCGAAAGCTCTCGTGCAGTAACTCTGTGTAATAGCGCCATGTTTGGTCAATCGAGACCTTGGAACTGTAAGCAAACGTCCTGTTGCTTCAAAGCGGAAAGTTTCCACATCCAGATAGCTACTGTGCAACGGCAACTCGGTCCGAGATACGCCGGGTAAACGTTGCTTGAGGCGTGTTCAAGAGGGAACAATTGCCGCTTGTCGCAGTAAATACCTACTTATTCGCGGAGCAAGAGGCTAGTCTTTTGCTTCCACACCGCTGCAGTGACGACCTGCTTGAGCTCCTCCTTCTCGCTCCCCCTCCAAGCTTTACTTCACTTTTCTTCTTCACGATACCCTTTTATAACAATGTCCGAGCgcgcagctcttctaatcGGCGCTCTCGCCCACACAAGGAAAGAATGGGAAGAAGTCGCACAGGTTGCGTCGAAACTGCATGAGTACACCAAGGGCGACCGTGCAGACTTCATCAAGAGATGCAAGGATGGTGAATTCGACGGTGTGTTTGCTCTCTACCGCAGCAATGATTCCAATCCTCTCACTGGAGATTTCAACGAGGAGCTTCTGGACGTGCTACCAAAGAGCTTGAAATTCGTCTGCCACAATGGCGCCGGTTACAACAACATCGATGtagcagcgtgcagcaagaGGGGCATTCAGGTGTCGAGCACACCGATCGCGGTTAACGATGCTACCGCCGACGTGGCAATCTTCTTGATGCTAGGTGCACTCCGCAACATCAACCAGTCGCTCCAGGCAGTAAGACAAGGTTAGTACGCCTGCCGTGCACGGAAGATGCTACTGACACAAGAAGGCAAATGGCGCGGCAACTTCGCCCTCGGTCACGACCCTAAGAACAAAACACTCGGTATCTTGGGAATGGGCGGCATCGGTTCAGCGGTCGCAACCCGCGCGAAAGCATTCGGCATGAAGATTCAGTACCACAATCGCAGACGGCTGCCTCCCAACGAGGAGAATGGCGCGACCTACGTGACCTTCGAAGAGCTGCTGAAGACATCAGACGTTCTTAGCCTGAATCTAGCGCTCAACCCCAAGACGAAGCACATTATCGGCAAGCCGGAGTTTGGCCAGATGAAGGATGGCGTCATAATAGTGAACACTGCGCGAGGGGCTCTGATTGACGAGGCGGCGCTGGTGGACGCGTTGAAGAGCGGCAAGGTCTGGACAGCCGGGCTAGATGTTTTTGAAGAGGAGCCCAAGATCCACCCAGGGCTGCTGGAGTGTGAGAATGCAGTCCTGCTTCCGCATGTTGGAACAGCGACATTTGAGACACAGGTAAGTTTGGCTGGTAAATTCACACGCAAAATTGATGCTGACTTCTTAAGCGCGATATGGAGCTACTAGTGCTGGAGAATTTGACTTCGGCAATCAAGGATGAAAAGCTGATAACGCAAGTGCCGGAGCAGAAAGACAAGGCGAACTTGTGACCTCGATTCGCGTGCAGTACGAACCTGCAGACAAGGATGAGCGAACACATCTACGCCCATCTCGTGACCATACATAGATGAATGAAACATGTACCGGCATTTACGAACATTCCCCACACTGTCACGCTGAAGCGGAGGGAAGATCCGGGGTCGGTGTTTGAGATGATGTGGAGAGGAAGAGAACGCCTCCCGCACGCGCTCCGCCGCGGCAACTTCGGCGTTTGAGGTTGTATTTCAACAACACGGGAACTAGTTCAAGGTACCCGGGCGACGACAGTGAATTCTCTGCGGGCATTCATATTTGTGAAGAGTCGAGAAGGAGGCTACATCAACCATACCGCTGATATCGAGGTGGAAGAGACTCGAGGCGGGAGAGACTCAAGGAGGAAAAAGCTTGGGTGTTCCCAACGAGCCAAGAGGCCAAGACAAAGTTAACTCGCCAACCAGGTGCCTCATTCTGACCAAGCAACGCCAGACGGAATCAAGCAGCCAGCCTCCAAAAACCTGCCAGGTTGCTCTCGGCTTTGTTCCGAGCGCAGTCGCCGTATGCTTGGTTCGATGCAGAGCTATGCAACGTTATCAACAGCTATGATGAAACGTCGGGATTTTTCTTACGATGTCGGCATTTGATGGTTTGACTGGAGGAAGAACTGCTCACCGCAGATGCTGCTCCACTGCTTGGAGACCCCACAGCATTCCCCACGTCATGTCGCTTTCGCGCTATGCTATGCCGACCCACCATATGGAGTAGTGGTCTAGCGTTGTCGTGCAACTTGCCGGAGAGCGGAATATAAATCCTTGACGCTGTCCCTTTGGTGTTTGATTGATCATCACGCTCTGCTTTCGCAATCAACTTGGCTGTTCGCTGGCTCTTGTCGCCATTCACTGCGTGACTTGAAGACGTTTTCAACCAGCTACCAACGTTGCCTCGACACTCTGCAACCATGGCAAAGTTTGACCTCTCTGCGGTATGGCGC from Ascochyta rabiei chromosome 2, complete sequence includes these protein-coding regions:
- a CDS encoding Glyoxylate reductase, which gives rise to MSERAALLIGALAHTRKEWEEVAQVASKLHEYTKGDRADFIKRCKDGEFDGVFALYRSNDSNPLTGDFNEELLDVLPKSLKFVCHNGAGYNNIDVAACSKRGIQVSSTPIAVNDATADVAIFLMLGALRNINQSLQAVRQGKWRGNFALGHDPKNKTLGILGMGGIGSAVATRAKAFGMKIQYHNRRRLPPNEENGATYVTFEELLKTSDVLSLNLALNPKTKHIIGKPEFGQMKDGVIIVNTARGALIDEAALVDALKSGKVWTAGLDVFEEEPKIHPGLLECENAVLLPHVGTATFETQRDMELLVLENLTSAIKDEKLITQVPEQKDKANL